Proteins from a genomic interval of Streptomyces fodineus:
- a CDS encoding response regulator transcription factor, with protein sequence MTETEGEKKLARVVVADDQTVVREGIVMLLGLLPGVEVVGAAGDGEEAVRLVGELSPDVVLMDLRMPRCDGVEATRRIRAEYPGTQVVVLTTYADDESLFPALRAGARGYLTKDAGGDEIVRAVESVLSGDAGLSPSVQRRLLERLSQPEPEAGPPATAEGAPDGLTARETEVLLLIAEGLSNQEIARKLHVSTATVKTHINNLFAKTGLKDRAQAVRYAYSKGLVRPPTQ encoded by the coding sequence ATGACGGAGACGGAGGGGGAGAAGAAGCTCGCACGGGTGGTGGTCGCCGACGACCAGACCGTGGTCCGGGAGGGCATCGTGATGCTGCTCGGCCTGCTGCCCGGGGTGGAGGTCGTGGGTGCCGCGGGAGACGGTGAGGAAGCGGTACGGCTGGTGGGGGAACTGAGCCCGGACGTCGTCCTGATGGATCTCAGGATGCCCCGCTGCGACGGCGTGGAGGCCACCCGGCGCATCCGGGCGGAGTATCCGGGGACCCAGGTCGTGGTGCTGACCACGTACGCGGACGACGAGTCGCTGTTCCCCGCGCTGCGCGCCGGCGCCCGTGGCTATCTGACCAAGGACGCCGGCGGGGACGAGATCGTGCGTGCCGTGGAGAGCGTGCTGTCGGGGGACGCGGGTCTGTCGCCGAGCGTCCAGCGCCGGTTGCTGGAGCGGCTGTCGCAGCCCGAGCCCGAGGCCGGCCCGCCGGCGACCGCCGAGGGGGCGCCCGACGGACTGACCGCGCGGGAGACAGAGGTCCTGCTGCTGATCGCCGAAGGGCTCAGCAATCAGGAGATCGCCCGCAAGCTGCATGTGTCGACCGCGACCGTGAAGACACACATCAACAACCTCTTCGCCAAGACGGGCCTCAAGGACCGGGCGCAGGCGGTGCGTTACGCCTACAGCAAGGGACTGGTTCGGCCGCCCACGCAGTGA
- a CDS encoding DUF485 domain-containing protein — MQSSNGRSRGAGDGPESSAQNQEEHGAPARDMTYEDPWYDALASGWGEPVGAGVPAPAVPSARGERSGATVRARDVYVEVQRSAAFQEVRTRYRRFVVPGVAVFLAWYVGYVVTATAAPGLMARPVVGAVNVAMLAGLGQFLTTFLLTWAYARHARLRRDRAALELRWDTQELTRGVRGDAS, encoded by the coding sequence ATGCAGTCAAGCAACGGCCGTTCCCGTGGAGCCGGGGACGGTCCCGAGAGCTCGGCCCAGAACCAGGAAGAGCACGGCGCGCCCGCCCGCGACATGACGTACGAGGACCCGTGGTACGACGCACTGGCCTCCGGCTGGGGCGAGCCGGTCGGCGCCGGTGTGCCGGCGCCGGCGGTGCCATCCGCCCGCGGGGAGCGGAGCGGAGCGACGGTTCGCGCCCGCGATGTGTACGTCGAAGTGCAGCGCAGCGCGGCCTTCCAGGAGGTGCGCACCAGGTACCGGCGGTTCGTCGTGCCGGGAGTCGCCGTCTTCCTGGCCTGGTACGTGGGCTATGTGGTCACCGCCACGGCGGCGCCCGGGCTGATGGCCCGGCCCGTGGTGGGTGCGGTGAACGTGGCCATGCTGGCCGGGCTCGGACAGTTCCTCACCACGTTCCTGCTCACCTGGGCCTATGCCCGGCATGCGCGGCTGCGCCGGGACCGGGCGGCGCTGGAGCTGCGCTGGGACACCCAGGAACTGACCCGCGGAGTGCGGGGAGATGCCTCGTGA
- a CDS encoding FadR/GntR family transcriptional regulator, producing the protein MSTLAHTMMTAARSTDSGLAGPGELDRYPYAEPQVGDRVGAPSWEGVDPELGRVGRRAAGSRGRGLHGQLVQQLGQMIVSGDLGADRPLVPEEIGQRFEVSRTVVRESLRVLEAKGLVSARPNVGTRVRPVSDWNLLDPDIIEWRAFGPQRDDQRRELSELRWTIEPLAARLAAGHGREEVQQRLCDMVEIMSHAMAQGDALTYSRADSEFHALLIQTAGNRMLEHLSGIVSAALQVSGGPVTGCDRPNEASLAQHARIVDALGTGDGTAAESAMRQLLTVHPEVERVVPAPREH; encoded by the coding sequence GTGAGTACCCTTGCGCACACCATGATGACCGCCGCCCGCTCCACCGACTCCGGTCTGGCCGGCCCGGGCGAACTCGACCGCTATCCCTACGCGGAGCCCCAGGTGGGCGACCGTGTAGGAGCACCCTCCTGGGAAGGCGTGGACCCTGAGCTGGGCCGCGTCGGCCGGCGTGCCGCGGGCAGCCGCGGACGCGGACTGCACGGCCAACTCGTCCAGCAGCTGGGACAGATGATCGTCTCCGGCGACCTGGGCGCGGACCGCCCGCTGGTGCCCGAGGAGATCGGCCAGCGCTTCGAGGTCTCGCGCACCGTCGTGCGCGAGTCCCTCCGCGTCCTCGAGGCCAAGGGCCTGGTCAGTGCCCGCCCGAACGTCGGCACGCGCGTGCGTCCCGTCAGCGACTGGAACCTGCTCGATCCGGACATCATCGAGTGGCGGGCCTTCGGCCCCCAGCGCGACGACCAGCGCCGCGAGCTGAGCGAGCTGCGCTGGACGATCGAGCCGCTCGCCGCCCGCCTAGCCGCCGGACATGGACGGGAGGAGGTGCAGCAGCGCCTCTGTGACATGGTCGAGATCATGAGCCATGCCATGGCGCAGGGCGACGCTCTGACATACTCGCGCGCCGACAGCGAGTTCCACGCGCTGCTCATCCAGACCGCCGGCAACCGCATGCTGGAGCACCTCTCCGGGATCGTCTCGGCGGCCCTCCAGGTCTCCGGCGGCCCGGTCACGGGTTGTGACCGGCCGAACGAGGCGTCGCTCGCGCAGCACGCGCGCATCGTCGACGCGCTCGGCACCGGCGACGGCACGGCGGCCGAGTCGGCCATGCGTCAACTGCTCACGGTTCACCCCGAGGTCGAGCGCGTGGTGCCCGCTCCGCGCGAGCACTGA
- a CDS encoding DNA gyrase/topoisomerase IV subunit B — protein MTADTSVPSTALLAGADRDGSNYTARHLLVLEGLEAVRKRPGMYIGSTDSRGLMHCLWEIIDNSVDEALAGVCDRIEVVLHDDGSVEVRDNGRGIPVDVEPRTGLSGVEVVMTKLHAGGKFGGGSYAASGGLHGVGASVVNALSARLDVEVDRGGHTHAISFRRGVPGAFSADGAEAKFEAKSGLRKTKKIPKTRTGTRVRYWADRQIFLKDAKLSLENLHQRARQTAFLVPGLTIVVRDEFGLGEGGSKGEESFRFDGGISEFCEYLAGDRPVCDVQRFSGKGTFKETVPVLDEHGQMTPTEVTRELGVDIALRWGTGYDTTIRSFVNIIATPKGGTHLSGFEQSLTGVFNDVLRAKKLLRVAEDNIVKDDALEGLTAVVTVRLAEPQFEGQTKEVLGTSAARRIVNNVVTKELKAFLTSTKRDAAAQARVVMEKVVAAARTRVAARQHKDAQRRKTALESSSLPAKLADCRSDDVDRSELFIVEGDSALGTAKLARNSEFQALLPIRGKILNVQRSSVTDMLKNAECGAIIQVIGAGSGRTFDIDQARYGKIIMMTDADVDGSHIRCLLLTLFQRYMRPMVESGRVFAAVPPLHRLELIQPKKGQDKYVYTYSDRELRDKLMEFQSKGIRYKDSIQRYKGLGEMDADQLAETTMDPRHRTLRRINLSDLEAAEQVFDLLMGNDVAPRKEFISSSAATLDRSRIDA, from the coding sequence GTGACCGCCGATACGTCCGTGCCGTCCACAGCGCTGCTGGCAGGAGCAGACCGGGACGGTTCCAACTACACCGCGCGGCACCTGCTCGTCCTCGAGGGCCTCGAGGCCGTGCGCAAGCGCCCGGGCATGTACATCGGCTCGACCGACAGCCGCGGTCTGATGCACTGCCTGTGGGAGATCATCGACAACTCCGTGGACGAGGCCCTCGCGGGCGTCTGCGACCGCATCGAGGTGGTCCTCCACGACGACGGCTCCGTGGAGGTGCGCGACAACGGCCGTGGCATCCCCGTGGACGTCGAGCCCAGGACCGGCCTGTCCGGAGTCGAGGTCGTCATGACCAAGCTCCACGCGGGCGGCAAGTTCGGCGGCGGCTCGTACGCCGCCTCCGGCGGTCTGCACGGCGTCGGTGCCTCCGTGGTCAACGCCCTCTCCGCCCGTCTCGACGTCGAGGTGGACCGCGGCGGCCACACACACGCCATCAGCTTCCGGCGCGGCGTGCCGGGCGCGTTCTCGGCCGACGGCGCCGAGGCGAAGTTCGAGGCCAAGAGCGGTCTGCGCAAGACCAAGAAGATCCCCAAGACCCGCACCGGCACGCGCGTGCGGTACTGGGCCGACCGCCAGATCTTCCTCAAGGACGCCAAGCTCTCCCTGGAGAACCTGCACCAGCGCGCCCGGCAGACCGCCTTCCTGGTGCCGGGCCTGACGATCGTCGTCCGCGACGAGTTCGGCCTCGGCGAGGGCGGCAGCAAGGGCGAGGAGTCCTTCCGTTTCGACGGCGGCATCAGCGAGTTCTGCGAGTACCTGGCGGGCGACAGGCCGGTCTGTGATGTCCAGCGCTTCTCGGGCAAGGGCACCTTCAAGGAGACGGTCCCCGTCCTGGACGAGCACGGGCAGATGACCCCAACCGAGGTCACCCGTGAACTGGGCGTCGACATCGCGCTGCGGTGGGGCACGGGGTACGACACCACCATCCGGTCCTTCGTCAACATCATCGCCACCCCCAAGGGCGGCACCCACCTCTCGGGCTTCGAGCAGTCCCTGACCGGGGTTTTCAACGATGTGCTGCGTGCCAAGAAGCTGCTGCGCGTCGCCGAGGACAACATCGTCAAGGACGACGCCCTCGAGGGCCTCACCGCCGTCGTCACCGTGCGTCTGGCCGAGCCGCAGTTCGAGGGCCAGACCAAGGAGGTCCTGGGCACCTCGGCGGCTCGCCGCATCGTGAACAACGTGGTCACCAAGGAGCTGAAGGCGTTCCTGACCAGCACGAAGCGGGACGCCGCCGCCCAGGCCCGGGTCGTCATGGAGAAGGTGGTGGCCGCCGCCCGTACGCGCGTCGCGGCCCGCCAGCACAAGGACGCCCAGCGTCGGAAGACCGCCCTGGAGTCCTCGTCCCTGCCGGCGAAGCTCGCCGACTGCCGCAGCGACGACGTCGACCGCAGCGAGCTGTTCATCGTCGAGGGCGACTCCGCGCTCGGTACGGCCAAACTGGCGCGGAACTCCGAGTTCCAGGCCCTGCTGCCGATCCGCGGCAAGATCCTCAACGTGCAGCGGTCGTCGGTGACCGACATGCTCAAGAATGCCGAGTGCGGCGCGATCATCCAGGTCATAGGAGCGGGCTCGGGCCGTACGTTCGACATCGACCAGGCTCGCTACGGCAAGATCATCATGATGACCGACGCCGATGTGGACGGCTCCCACATCCGCTGCCTGCTGCTCACGCTGTTCCAGCGCTATATGCGGCCGATGGTCGAGTCCGGCCGGGTCTTCGCCGCGGTGCCGCCGCTGCACCGCCTCGAGCTGATCCAGCCGAAGAAGGGCCAGGACAAGTACGTCTACACGTACTCGGACCGCGAGCTGCGCGACAAGCTCATGGAGTTCCAGAGCAAGGGCATCCGGTACAAGGACTCCATCCAGCGCTACAAGGGTCTGGGCGAGATGGACGCCGACCAGCTGGCAGAGACCACGATGGACCCGCGTCACCGCACGCTGCGCAGGATCAACCTGTCCGACCTCGAGGCCGCCGAACAGGTATTCGACCTGCTCATGGGGAACGACGTGGCCCCGCGCAAGGAGTTCATCTCCAGCTCGGCGGCGACGCTGGACCGGTCGCGCATCGACGCGTAG
- a CDS encoding cation acetate symporter — protein MTGGHQTLALLLFSGFVAVTLGITTWVSRRRRGSAEEFYAGGRLFSPMENGFAIAGDYMSAASFLGVTGLIAVYGYDGMLYVVGFLVAWLVVLFLVAELVRNCGRFTLADVVAARMTERPVRIAAGTSSVTVSVLYLVAQMVGAGSLVALLLGRTGGAAQAWAVIGVGALMVIYVSLGGMRATTWIQIVKAVLLLSGTIALTALVLLRFHGDIDRLLITAADRSGHGRAFLAPGLKYGGTWTARLDFISLGLALVLGTAGLPHILSRFYTVPTARAARRSAVWSIGLIGGFYLMTIVLGFGAAALVGTDAVRGSNAAGNTAVPLLALDLGGGAGSTGGTVLFAVVAAVAFATILAVVAGITLASSASVAHDLYASLRRPGGKARSEVVVARWAAVGIGVVAIALGLLARDLNVAFLVGLAFAVAASANLPVLLYSLFWRGFTTRGAVWAVYGGLIPALGLVLLSPVVSGSPASLFPDVDFQYFPLQNPGIVSIPLGFLAGWLGTITSDEVADEAKYAETEVRSLTGAGAV, from the coding sequence GTGACCGGTGGGCATCAGACGCTGGCGCTGCTGCTGTTCAGTGGTTTCGTGGCCGTCACCCTCGGGATCACGACGTGGGTGAGCCGTCGCCGGCGCGGTTCGGCGGAGGAGTTCTACGCCGGCGGACGGCTGTTCTCTCCGATGGAGAATGGTTTTGCCATCGCGGGTGACTACATGTCGGCCGCCTCGTTCCTCGGGGTCACCGGGCTCATCGCGGTGTACGGGTACGACGGGATGCTCTATGTCGTGGGCTTCCTCGTGGCCTGGCTGGTGGTGCTGTTCCTGGTGGCCGAACTCGTGCGCAACTGCGGGCGGTTCACCCTGGCGGATGTGGTGGCCGCGCGCATGACCGAGCGGCCGGTGCGGATCGCCGCGGGAACTTCCTCGGTCACGGTGTCCGTTCTGTATCTGGTGGCGCAGATGGTCGGCGCGGGCAGTCTGGTGGCGCTCCTGCTCGGCCGGACAGGCGGCGCCGCGCAGGCCTGGGCGGTCATCGGGGTCGGCGCGCTCATGGTGATCTATGTGTCGTTGGGAGGGATGCGGGCCACCACCTGGATCCAGATCGTCAAGGCGGTGCTGCTGCTGAGCGGCACGATCGCGCTGACCGCGCTCGTCCTGCTGCGCTTCCACGGAGACATCGACCGGCTGCTGATCACGGCCGCGGACCGCAGCGGTCACGGAAGGGCGTTTCTGGCGCCGGGCCTGAAGTACGGCGGGACGTGGACGGCCCGTCTGGACTTCATCAGCCTGGGGCTCGCCCTGGTGCTGGGCACGGCGGGACTGCCGCACATCCTGTCCCGCTTCTACACCGTGCCCACCGCGCGGGCGGCCCGTCGTTCCGCGGTGTGGTCCATCGGTCTGATCGGCGGCTTCTACCTGATGACGATCGTCCTCGGCTTCGGGGCGGCCGCGCTGGTGGGGACGGATGCGGTGCGCGGTTCGAACGCGGCCGGGAACACGGCGGTGCCGCTGCTCGCCCTCGACCTGGGCGGCGGCGCGGGCTCCACCGGCGGCACGGTCCTGTTCGCGGTCGTCGCCGCCGTCGCCTTCGCCACGATCCTCGCCGTGGTCGCCGGTATCACGCTCGCCTCGTCGGCATCGGTGGCTCACGACCTGTACGCGTCGCTGCGGCGGCCGGGCGGCAAGGCGCGCAGCGAGGTGGTGGTGGCGCGGTGGGCGGCGGTCGGCATCGGGGTCGTGGCGATCGCGCTCGGTCTGCTGGCCCGCGACCTCAATGTCGCGTTCCTCGTCGGCCTGGCCTTCGCCGTCGCCGCGTCGGCCAACCTCCCGGTGCTGCTGTACTCGCTGTTCTGGCGCGGCTTCACCACCCGCGGTGCGGTATGGGCCGTATACGGCGGGCTGATCCCGGCGCTCGGACTGGTGCTGCTCTCCCCGGTGGTGTCCGGCAGCCCGGCCTCGCTCTTCCCGGACGTCGACTTCCAGTACTTCCCGTTGCAGAACCCGGGCATCGTCTCCATCCCGCTCGGCTTCCTCGCCGGCTGGCTCGGCACGATCACCTCGGACGAGGTCGCCGACGAGGCCAAGTACGCCGAGACGGAGGTGCGGTCGCTGACCGGCGCCGGGGCGGTGTAG
- a CDS encoding DUF1453 domain-containing protein: MSGLVNALVIVAVAAIVIARQFRARAINTDRRWWLLPVILAVVALREPGILDGHHRVESAVLLIAEMLIGVATGAGWAWTTRVWTAADGVVWTKSTKASAAVWGVGITLRIGLFALGLALGLHQDSSALMLGLAATLLVRSGVLVWRAQSLGTANGPAPAYGDGMWSARKERV, translated from the coding sequence ATGTCCGGGCTCGTCAACGCGCTGGTGATCGTGGCCGTCGCCGCCATAGTGATCGCGCGGCAGTTCCGCGCCCGCGCGATCAACACCGACCGGCGCTGGTGGCTGCTCCCCGTGATCCTCGCCGTCGTCGCGCTGCGCGAGCCCGGCATCCTGGACGGTCACCACCGTGTGGAATCCGCCGTACTGCTCATAGCGGAAATGCTGATCGGTGTGGCCACCGGCGCCGGCTGGGCCTGGACGACCCGAGTCTGGACAGCCGCGGACGGTGTCGTGTGGACCAAGAGCACCAAGGCGAGCGCCGCGGTCTGGGGCGTGGGCATCACCCTGCGGATCGGTCTCTTCGCCCTCGGCCTGGCGCTCGGCCTGCACCAGGACAGCTCCGCCCTGATGCTCGGCCTCGCAGCGACCCTGCTGGTCCGCAGCGGAGTCCTGGTCTGGCGAGCCCAGTCCCTCGGCACCGCGAACGGTCCTGCCCCGGCGTACGGTGACGGCATGTGGTCGGCCCGGAAGGAGCGCGTGTGA
- a CDS encoding RNA polymerase sigma factor, whose translation MSASTSRTLPPEIAESVSVMALIERGKAEGQIAGDDVRRAFEADQIPATQWKNVLRSLNQILEEEGVTLMVSAAEPKRTRKSVAAKSPAKRTATKTVAAKTVTTTRKATATTAAPAAPAAPAAAADSAEEANPAKKAAAKKTTAKKAVAKKTVAKKTAAKKTTAKKDDVELLEDEVLEDTKVADEPEGAESAGFVLSDEDEDDAPAQQVAAAGATADPVKDYLKQIGKVPLLNAEQEVELAKRIEAGLFAEDKLANADKLAPKLKRELEIIAEDGRRAKNHLLEANLRLVVSLAKRYTGRGMLFLDLIQEGNLGLIRAVEKFDYTKGYKFSTYATWWIRQAITRAMADQARTIRIPVHMVEVINKLARVQRQMLQDLGREPTPEELAKELDMTPEKVIEVQKYGREPISLHTPLGEDGDSEFGDLIEDSEAVVPADAVSFTLLQEQLHSVLDTLSEREAGVVSMRFGLTDGQPKTLDEIGKVYGVTRERIRQIESKTMSKLRHPSRSQVLRDYLD comes from the coding sequence GTGTCGGCCAGCACATCCCGTACGCTCCCGCCGGAGATCGCCGAGTCCGTCTCTGTCATGGCGCTCATTGAGCGGGGAAAGGCTGAGGGGCAGATCGCCGGCGACGATGTGCGTCGGGCCTTCGAAGCTGACCAGATTCCGGCCACTCAGTGGAAGAACGTACTGCGCAGCCTCAACCAGATTCTTGAGGAAGAGGGTGTGACGCTGATGGTCAGTGCCGCAGAGCCCAAGCGCACCCGCAAGAGCGTCGCAGCGAAGAGCCCGGCGAAGCGCACCGCCACCAAGACGGTCGCGGCGAAGACGGTGACGACGACGAGGAAGGCCACCGCCACCACGGCCGCCCCCGCGGCACCCGCAGCTCCGGCCGCCGCAGCCGATTCCGCCGAGGAAGCCAACCCCGCCAAGAAGGCCGCCGCCAAGAAGACGACCGCAAAGAAGGCCGTCGCCAAGAAGACCGTCGCCAAGAAGACGGCCGCCAAGAAGACCACGGCGAAGAAGGACGACGTCGAGCTTCTCGAGGACGAGGTTCTCGAGGACACCAAGGTCGCCGACGAGCCCGAGGGCGCCGAGAGCGCGGGATTCGTCCTGTCCGACGAGGACGAGGACGACGCGCCCGCGCAGCAGGTCGCCGCGGCCGGCGCCACCGCCGACCCGGTCAAGGACTACCTGAAGCAGATCGGCAAGGTCCCCCTGCTCAACGCCGAGCAGGAGGTCGAGCTGGCCAAGCGCATCGAGGCGGGTCTGTTCGCCGAGGACAAGCTGGCCAACGCCGACAAGCTGGCGCCGAAGCTGAAGCGCGAGCTGGAGATCATCGCCGAGGACGGCCGCCGCGCCAAGAACCACCTCCTGGAGGCCAACCTCCGTCTGGTGGTCTCCCTGGCCAAGCGCTACACCGGCCGCGGCATGCTCTTCCTGGACCTCATCCAGGAGGGCAACCTCGGTCTGATCCGCGCGGTCGAGAAGTTCGACTACACCAAGGGCTACAAGTTCTCCACGTACGCCACCTGGTGGATCCGTCAGGCCATCACCCGCGCCATGGCCGACCAGGCCCGCACCATCCGTATCCCGGTGCACATGGTCGAGGTCATCAACAAGCTCGCGCGCGTGCAGCGCCAGATGCTCCAGGACCTGGGCCGCGAGCCCACCCCGGAGGAGCTGGCCAAGGAACTCGACATGACCCCGGAGAAGGTCATCGAGGTCCAGAAGTACGGCCGTGAGCCCATCTCGCTGCACACCCCGCTGGGTGAGGACGGCGACAGCGAGTTCGGTGACCTCATCGAGGACTCCGAGGCCGTCGTCCCGGCCGACGCCGTCAGCTTCACGCTCCTGCAGGAGCAGCTGCACTCCGTCCTGGACACCCTGTCCGAGCGAGAGGCGGGCGTCGTCTCGATGCGGTTCGGTCTCACCGACGGTCAGCCGAAGACCCTCGACGAGATCGGCAAGGTGTACGGCGTGACGCGTGAGCGCATCCGCCAGATCGAGTCCAAGACCATGTCGAAGCTGCGCCACCCGTCGCGTTCCCAGGTGCTGCGCGACTACCTCGACTAG
- a CDS encoding DUF7455 domain-containing protein, which produces MTTVLTPASPLTAADRCDRCGAQAYLRVVLLSGGELLFCAHHGRKFEPELKKIAAEIQDETERLTTVPNTASEEER; this is translated from the coding sequence GTGACTACTGTTCTGACCCCCGCGAGCCCGTTGACGGCCGCCGATCGCTGCGACCGCTGCGGCGCCCAGGCATACCTGCGCGTCGTCCTGCTCAGCGGCGGAGAACTGCTCTTCTGCGCCCACCACGGTCGCAAGTTCGAGCCGGAACTCAAGAAGATCGCCGCTGAGATACAGGACGAGACGGAGCGACTGACGACCGTTCCGAACACCGCTTCCGAAGAAGAGCGCTGA
- a CDS encoding sensor histidine kinase: MTENVWTGWPSREALGRAGISRPRRMLAWAVRMLVLALLLWSAFTHRHVGIGGALAAAAGVLLAAVVSWAFFRTTYQHRLVPSLALIAVLLALAVVAEATGFRGPALVLWCGCGISALERLPLAAAVPVTSVALASYSAFNKDVWLTTAATVVGMALAGYVLRLDAEARGNAQRLLAQERAARAAEAESAALAERARIAREIHDVLAHSLSAQLVHLEAARLLIENGADRERILERVVAARGMARDGLTETRQALSALRGELTPLEDFLSELVSEAVGAEVTVTGERRPLPAEASQAVRRVAQEALTNVRKHAHGAKVTMRLDYSEHEVTLDVRDSGGRPGELTGSGGGYGLLGMRERAELLGGSLDAGPDEEGFVVTLKVPV, encoded by the coding sequence GTGACGGAGAACGTCTGGACCGGCTGGCCGTCCCGAGAGGCGCTCGGCCGCGCGGGAATCTCCCGCCCCCGGCGCATGCTCGCCTGGGCCGTGAGGATGCTCGTGCTCGCGCTGCTCCTGTGGAGCGCGTTCACCCACAGGCACGTCGGTATCGGTGGGGCGCTCGCGGCAGCCGCGGGCGTCCTCCTCGCCGCTGTTGTCTCCTGGGCCTTCTTCCGGACCACCTACCAGCACCGGCTGGTGCCCTCCCTGGCGCTCATAGCCGTGCTCCTGGCCCTCGCGGTCGTCGCCGAGGCCACGGGGTTCAGAGGACCGGCTCTGGTGCTCTGGTGCGGATGCGGCATCAGCGCCCTGGAACGGCTTCCGCTCGCCGCGGCCGTACCCGTGACGTCCGTGGCGCTTGCCTCGTACTCCGCGTTCAACAAGGACGTCTGGCTGACCACGGCCGCCACCGTGGTGGGCATGGCTCTGGCCGGATACGTCCTGCGGCTGGACGCGGAGGCCCGCGGCAACGCACAGCGGCTCCTCGCCCAGGAGCGCGCCGCCCGGGCCGCCGAGGCCGAGTCAGCGGCGCTGGCCGAGCGAGCCCGCATCGCACGGGAGATTCACGACGTGCTGGCCCACAGCCTCTCGGCGCAGCTGGTGCACCTGGAGGCGGCCCGGTTGCTGATCGAGAACGGCGCTGACCGCGAACGCATCCTGGAGCGTGTGGTGGCCGCGCGGGGCATGGCGCGCGACGGACTCACCGAGACCCGGCAGGCACTGTCCGCGCTGCGGGGCGAGTTGACCCCACTGGAGGACTTCCTGAGCGAACTCGTCAGCGAGGCCGTCGGTGCCGAGGTCACCGTGACGGGTGAGCGCAGGCCCCTGCCTGCCGAGGCCTCCCAGGCCGTGCGCAGGGTCGCCCAGGAGGCGCTGACGAACGTCCGCAAGCACGCCCACGGCGCCAAGGTGACCATGCGACTCGACTACAGCGAGCACGAAGTGACGCTGGACGTACGGGACTCGGGCGGGCGGCCGGGTGAACTCACGGGGTCCGGCGGCGGGTACGGTCTGCTGGGTATGCGCGAGCGAGCCGAGCTGCTGGGCGGCTCACTGGACGCGGGGCCGGACGAGGAGGGGTTCGTGGTGACGCTGAAGGTGCCCGTATGA